The window GCCGACGGCAACGCGACGATCGAAGGCGTGGGCGAGAAGCTCTTCGAGCTGATGCTCGCGACCTGCTCCGGCCAGCGGACGAAGAGCGAGATCCACGGCTACGGGCAGAACGAGTTCGTGCCGTGGTACGTGGGTGCGGTCATGTAGTTGCCTGCGCCGCGGCCCCGACCGCGGCGGTGCGCCGGCGCGGCGCGCATCCGGCGAATCCAACCAGGGAATCCGATCCGATGAAGAAGCCGAAGACGTCCCCACGGAAGCTCCGTTCCGAAGGCTGGTTCAACAGCGGCGACCGCGACGATTTCGTCCACCGCTCGTGGATGAAGAACCAGGGCTTCCCGCACGACCTCTTCATCGGCAGGCCGGTGGTCGGCATCTGCAACACCTGGTCCGAGGTGACGCCGTGCAACGCGCATTTCCGCGAACTGGCCGAGCACATCAAGTACGGCGTGCTCGAGGCCGGCGGGTTCCCGCTCGAATTCCCGGTGATGAGCCTGGGCGAGCCGGTGATGCGTCCGACCGCGATGCTCTACCGCAACCAGGCGTCGATGGACGTCGAGGAGTCGATCCGCGCGAACCCGTTCGACGGCGTCGTGCTGATGATGGGCTGCGACAAGACGACGCCGTCGCTCCTGATGGGTGCGGCGTCCTGCGACCTGCCGACGATCGGGATCTCCGGCGGTCCGATGCTGAACGGCAAGTTCCGCGGGCAGGACGTCGGGTCCGGCACCCTGACCTGGCAGTTGACGGCGATGCTGAAGACCGGCGAGTTCAAGGAGGAGGACATGCCGGAGGCCGAAGCCTGCCAATCGCGCTCGGCCGGCCATTGCATGACGATGGGGACCGCGTCGACGATGGCGTCGATGGTCGAGTCGCTCGGCATGGCGCTGCCGACCAATGCCGCGATTCCCGCGGTCGATTCGCGACGCAAGGTGCTCTGTCGCCTGACCGGGAGGCGCATCGTCGAGATGGTGCGCGAGGACCTGCGCATGTCGAAGATCCTCACGCGCGAGGCGTTCGAGAACGCGATCATGGTGAACGGCGCGATCGGTGGATCGACCAACGCCGTCGTGCACCTCTTGGCGATCGCGGGCCGCATCGGCGTGAAGATGACGCTCGACGACTGGGATAGGCTCGGCCGCGAGATCCCCTGCCTCGTCAACCTGATGCCGTCGGGCCGCTACCTGATGGAGGATTTCTACTACGCGGGCGGACTGCCGGTCGTGATCCGCGAACTGGAGCGGTACATCCACAAGAAGGCGCTCACCGTCAACGGCCGGTCGATCTGGGACAACTGCCGCGAGGCGAAGAACTACAACGAGGCCGTCATCACGCCGATCGGCAAGCCGTTCAAGCCGCAAGGCGGCATCGCGGTGCTGCGCGGCAATCTCGCGCCGACCGGCGCGGTGCTGAAGCCCTCCGCCGCGACCCCGAAGCTCATGCGGCACAAGGGCCGCGCCGTCGTGTTCAGCGACATCGACGATCTGCACCGCCGCATCGACGACCCGAAGCTCGACGTGAAGGCCGACGACATCCTGGTGCTGCAGAACTGCGGGCCGAAGGGCTACCCCGGCTTCCCCGAGGTCGGCAACTTCGCGCTGCCGGCGAAGCTCCTCAAGCAAGGCGTGACCGACATGGTGCGCATCTCGGACGCGCGCATGTCGGGCACCGCGTACGGCACCGTCGTGTTGCACACCTCGCCCGAGGCCGCCGTCGGCGGCCCGCTCGCGCTGGTGCAGACCGGAGACACGATCGAACTCGACGTCGCCAAGCGCAAGCTGGTGCTGCACGTGTCCGATGCCGAGCTCGCCAAGCGCCGCGCGAAGTGGAAGGCACCGAAGCCGCACACCGAGCGCGGCTGGGTCCGCCTCTACTGCGACACCGTGCAGCAGGCCGATCAGGGCGTCGATCTCGACTTCCTCGTAGGCGGGTCGGGAGCCCCGGTGGGCCGTCCGAGTCACTGACCGCGCCAGCGGGGCTTGGCCCCGTTGTTCATCAATGGGGTCACGCATCAATGGGGTCAGACTCCATTGATCGGGTGCCAGATCTCTCGGGTTTCAATGGAGTCTGACCCCATTGAGCGATTTGCCGACGATGCCCCCACCCAGCCACCTGGATTCCGTCCACGACGACGATGCCCTGCCGGTTCGCGCGGTGCCGGTCGGCGCGCCGTTCCGCTGGCTCGCGGAGGGCTGGAGCGACTTCACGCGCGCGTTCGGCCCGAGCCTCTTCCACGGACTCGTCGTCACCTTCGCCGGCCTCGCGATCGCGGCGATCGCGCTGCGATTCTGGCCGATCCTGCCCGGCGCGTTCTCGGGGTTCGTGCTGATCGCCCCGATCCTCGCGACCGGCCTCTACGAAATCTCGCGGCGGCTCGACCGCGGCGAACGGCCCAACCTCGCGCAGGCGATCGACGCATGGAAGCGCGGCACTCGTCCGCTCGTCTGGATGGGCGTGGGACTCGCGTCGGCGGCGACCGCCTGGGTGCTCGTGTCGGCGGTCTTCGTCGCGATCTTCGTGAAGCAGCCGATCGTCGGTCTCGACGGCTTCCTGCGCCACGTCGTGCTCTCCGAGAGCTCGAACCTGTTCTGGCTGTGGATCCTCGCCGGCGGCCTCGGCGCCGCGGCGGTGTTCGCGCTCACCGTCGTGTCGGTTCCGTTGCTCCTCGACCGTCGCATCGATCTCTCTGCCGCGCTTCTCACCAGCCTGCGCGCGGTGGGCGCGAACCCGGTCGCGATGGCGCTGTGGGCCGCGATCATCATGGTCCTCACCGCGCTGTCGATCGCGACGCTCTTCGCGGGATTCACGATCACGATCCCGGTGATCGGGCACGCGAGCTGGCGCGCGTACCGCGCCACCGTCGACTCCGACGGCGCGCCGCCGCGCGAGTGAGTCGACGCCGTGTTCGGCCTCACCGAGGAGCAGATCACCGAGTTCGGGATGACGTTCGGCGTCGGGGCGTTGATGCTCTACATGCTGTTCATCATCATCGACCTCGCGCGGAAATCGAAGGCCGGGAAGCTCGGCACCTTCGTGCTGCTCTTCGTGCTCGCGTTCGGGATGATCGGGTTCGTCGCCAAGTCGATCATCGCCAGGATCCTCGGCATCTGACCGGGCGCTCCCCGCGGCGCCCGAGCTACGGCGCGGGATCGTGCGCGGGCGCGCGTCCTCGTGACAGGTTCGAGGGATCGCCGCGAGTACGACAACGCGGCCGAATATTCGCCCTCCGGTGAGCGAGGATTCGTGCGCGAGAGCCGCCCTGGTCGGGTCGGCTTGCCGCATCATGTCACCGGCAGGGCTGCAAGGACGCCAGCCACGAGCGCGCGGTCCGGATGCGCGATCGCCGCGTCCGGACGATGCCCCGACGGCCACCGCACGCGCCACCGGCGCCGGGCAGGGCCGATCCACACAGACCCGATTCCAAGAGGCAACGACCATGAAGCATCACGACGCGCGCGGCGTCCCGGTGAGCCAAGGCTCGCCGGAGGCGCTCGCCCACTACGAGACCGCGGTTCGCCAGTTGCAGAGCTATGTCGGCGACCCGATCGCCACGCTCGACCTCGCGGTCGCCGCGTCGCCCGACTTCGTCGCGGGTCATGCGACGAAGGCGCTCGCGCTCGCCACCTTCGCCGAGCGCCAGTTCGCGCCCGCGATCGAGCAGTCGATCGACCAGGCGCAGAAGCACGCGTCGCATGCGAACGCGCGGGAGCAGGGCCTCATCTCCGCGGCCCGGCAGTTCGCGGGCGGTTCGTGGCACGAAGGGTGCCGCACGATCGACGCGGTGCTCGCCGACTTCCCGCGCGACGCCGTGGCCCTGCAGGTCGGCCACCTGTTCGACTTCTATCGCGGCGACGCGCTGAACCTGCGCAACCGTGTCGCGCGCGTGCTGCCGCACTGGTCGCGCGAGGTTCCCGGCTACTCGTACGTGCTCGGCATGCACGCGTTCGGGCTCGAGGAGATGAACCAGTATCCCGAGGCCGAGGACGTCGCGCGCGCCGCGCTCGCGATCGAGCCCGCGGACGGCTGGGCGGTGCACGCAGCGACGCACGTGATGGAGATGCAGGGGCGCATCGACGACGGCGTCGACTGGCTCCGGTCGCGCGAGCGCGACTGGGCGCCGGACAACGGCTTCGCGTTCCACAACTACTGGCACCTCGCGCTCTTCCACCTCGACGCGGGCGCGCACGCCGAGGTGCTCGCGCTCTACGACGGTTCGATCCATCCCGGCCCGGCACCGATGCTGCTCGCGCTCGTCGACGCCACCGCGCTCCTGTGGCGCCTGAAGCTCGAAGGCGCGGACGTCGGGGGCCGCTTCGAGGGTGTCGCCGACGAGTGGGAGGCGAAGCTCGACGGCGAGGGCGGGTTCTACGCGTTCAACGACCTGCACGCCGCGCTCGCGTTCTCCGCGGCCGGCCGCGCGGGCGCGCTCGATCGCCTCGTCAGCCGCATGGTGAAGGCCGCCGAAGGCCAGGACACGAACGCGGCGATGACGCGCGACGTCGGCCTGCCGCTCGCGCGCGCCGTGGCGGCGTACGGCCGAGGACGCCACGACGAGGCCGTCGACCTCATGCTGCCGGTGCGCGACATCGCGCATCGCTTCGGCGGGAGCCATGCGCAGCGCGACGTGATCACGCTGACGCTGATCGACGCGGCGTGGCGTGCCAGGCGCACGTCGCTCGCACGCCACGTCCTCGCCGAGCGGCTCGTCGCGAAGCCCGACGGACGGTGGGGGCGGAGGATCCTCGCGCGGATCGGCGCGCCGCCGCCGGCCGTGCACTGATCCGCTCCGAGGCGTCAGGGAGGCGTCGGTCGCAGCATCCCCGCGTAGATCCCCGGCGAGGAGCCGGGGATCGCGATCGCGCCGAACGCCTTCTCGTAGAACGCGGCCGGACCGACGCCGCCGACGATCGCGTAGACGTAGCCCTGAGCCGCGAGCGCGTGCATCGCGGCGAGGGCGAGCGCGCGTCCCAATCCCTGTCCGCGCGCGGATTCGGCGACGCCGGTCGGCCCGAAGTAGTCGGGCGCGATCGCGTCGTGGCACGCGAACCCGAGGATCTCATTTGCGCGCAGCGCGATGAAACACGCGACCGGAAGGCGCGCGAACGTGACCTCGACCTCCGCGGTCCAGCTCGCGAAGTGCGCGCGCATCCAGTCGAGCACGATTGGCTTCTCGGGGGCGAGGGCGCGGCGGATCACGACGCCGCGCGACGCCGCCTGCGCGAGCGCGGGCTCGAGCGGCGGCAGGTCGCGGAGCTTCACCAGCATGTCGGTCATGGCGACCTCGATTCGACGGGTCGAATGCGCGCGGGCGAGGCTCAGCCGCCTGCGGCCATCGCACCCCGGCGCGGGCGCGCGAGCGCATCGTCGCCCACGAACGGATTGTCGCGCCGCTCGTCGCCGAAGGTGGACATCGGGCCGTGGCCGGGCACGAAGCGCATGTCGTCGCCGAGCGGCCACAGGCGCGTCGTGATCGAGCGGATCAGCGTGTCGTGGTCGCCGCGCGGGAAGTCGGTGCGGCCGATCGAACCCGCGAACAGCACGTCGCCCACCAGTGCGATGCGATGGGCGCGCGACGCGAACACGACGTGTCCGGGCGTGTGTCCGGGGCAGTGGAGCACGTCGAACGCAATCTCGCCGACCGTGGCGACGTCGCCCCCATCGAGCCAGCGGTCGGGCGTGAACGAGCGCGCCCCCGGGACCCCGAAGCTCGCGCCCTGTTCGTCCAGGCGGTCGATCCAGAACGCGTCCTCGCGTTGCGGGCCTTCGATCGGCACGCCGGTGCGCTCCGCGACCTCGGCGGCGCCGCCGCAATGGTCGACGTGGCCGTGCGTGACGAGGACTTTCTCGAGCGTCGCGCCGCTTTGCGTGACCGCCGCGAGCAGGCGGTCGACCTCGCCGCCCGGATCGACGAGCGCGGCGCGAAGCGTCCGCGTGCACACGACGAGAGAACAGTTCTGCTGGTACGGCGTGACCGGGACGATCGTGAGCTTCACGCGTGAACCCGACGTGGCGCCGGCGCGCGGTGGCACGCGACTGCGCGCGTGGTGGTCCGGTGGATGGCGCTGGAACGATGCATCGCGGGGCTCCGTGATCGACGAATCCCGGCGATGATACCGTTCGACCCTCGGGCGCGGAACCCGGGGCGCGATCTGCATCGAAAGAGCGAACCCCGCCGGTCGGCGGCGCGCACATGCGACGCGGAGCATCCCGCCGGCCTGCGACAACGACGCTCCGGCTCGACCGGATCGACAACGCACTCAGGTTTCGCCGGACGTGCGCAGGTCGACGACTTCGCAGGCGGTGCTCCGTCCTCCTCCCGGCATCCTGCGCAGGAGGCCGTGCCCGATCAGTTCGGTGATGTCGCGCAGCGCGGTGTCGGCCGAGCATCCGGCGATCGTTGCCCACCTGCTGCTGGTGAGCCGTCCGTCGAAACCGTCGAGGAGGCGGTTGACGAGCTTCGCCTGGCGCTCGTTCATCGGCGTGCCGGCCCAACGTTGCCAGAATCGCGCCCTCGAGAGCACGACGTCGAGCGACGACTGCGCGCGTTCGATCGCGTGGCGCAGCGTTTCGAGGAACCAGGCGAGCCATTCGGTGGCATCGAGCGTTCCCTTCTGCGTGCGCTCCAGGACGTCGCAGCAGGCGGCCCGAGCGCGCGCGATCTCGCCCGACACGCTGTAGAAGCGCTGCGCGCTCCCGTCGGCCCGCGCGAGGAACAGGTCGCCGACCGCGCACGCGATGCGGCCGTTGCCGTCGTCGAACGGATGCAGCGTCGCGAACCAGAGGTGAGCGATCCCCGACTTGATGAGCGCCGGCTCGCCGGTCGCGCCATTGGCCCACTCGATGAACCGCTTCGTTTCGACCTTCAGTCGCGCCGCGGGCGGCGCCTCGTAGCGGACGTTGCGTCGATGGACCGGACCGGACACCACCTGCATCGGTCCCTGCGCGTCGTCGCGCCACTTGCCGACGCGAATGGTTTCCATGCCGCTGCGCCCGGTCGGAAACAACGCGGCATGCCAGCGGAACAGGCGCGCCGCTGCGCCGCGCCTGGGGTGCCAACTGGACTGCGAGCACGCGAAGTACATCCCCGAAATCGCGTTCGTCGTACCCTTCGTGAGGATCGGTGTCAGGACGGGTGGGTACTGAGAGGACTCGAGGCCGCCAGTGTCGGGCGGGAATCCGATGCCGCGTGCGGAACCTCCTGCGTTCCCAACCATCACCCAGCCGCTACTTCCCTCTCCGAACCGCATGTCGAGCGCTCGGCGCGGGTCGTGTCGACGGGTGTAGCCGTGGGTTGCGTCCGAAGAACCTTCAGCGTGAGGCTGACTATGCCCTGCGGGAATACTTCCATAACATCTCCTCAATAGACGGTCCTGGGGAGGACTCCTATCATCGTCTCGTCCTGACGCAACTGTCGTCGCGGAAGAAATGGAGCGACCGATGGATACCATCGAAGGTCCGGTTGATGGGCTGGCGCTCGCGGTGCGGTCGGCGTCGCACGCCCGTGGATCGCCCGACGCGCGCGCTGTACGCGGTCCGGGCATTCGCCGGATCGTCAATCACGCCTGGCGCGCCTGACGGTCATGCTGCCGGTGCCCTCGCGCGGCGTTCGGTGGCCATTCGAATGCCAGTGGGTTGCGCGCACGACCGAACGACCGAAGGGTCCGTGTGCCGGTACGGTCGCGTCGGCACCACGACAACTGGCACGTCGGGGCCCCGCCGCGAGTCGCGACGGCGAAAGTCGTCCGGCAGGGTCGAGTAGGCGTGACAGGCATGGGCGGCCCATGCTCTCGCGCGAGAAGTCCCGCGACCGCGGAAGTGCGCGTGTTCATGCCGTCTAGGTCCTCACTGCTTTCGCGCTCGAGCGAGGCCCTGCTCCCGGGGTTTTCGGTCATCCTGGGGATCGCGCTGATCGCAGGGCCCCTCGTCGCAATGCTCGTGCAGAGCCTGACTCCTGCCGAATCGAGCGAAGGTCTCGTTTCGGTCGCGAGCTTCGCCGCCATCCTCGGAACGAGAGGCATCTACGATGCGATTCTCAACACGCTCGTCATAGGGGTCGCTGTCACGTTGTTCAGCACGATTCTGGGCTTCGCGCTGGCGTGGGTCGTTACGCGCACTGATCTGCCGGGTCGTCACATCTTCGAGACGCTGAATCTCGTCCCGTTCTTCCTGTCGCCGTACGTCGGCGCGATCAGCTGGATCTATCTCGCCGCGCCGTATGGCGGTCTGATTCACAACTCCATCGAGCGATACTTCGGACTGGATGTCCAATTGCCGAGCATTTATGGGCTCGGTGGCGTCATATGGGTGTTGACGCTCTTCTACGCGCCATACGTCTATCTGTTCGTCATCGGGCCTCTGAGGCAGATGGACGGCGCCTTGGAGGATGCAGCGCGGGTTCACGGATCATCGTTCCTCCATACCCTCTGGCGCGTGACCCTGCCGTTGATGGCGCCAGCGCTGATGTCGGGAGCTCTCATCGTCTTCGTCACGAGCGCAGGTCTGTTCGACGTTCCGCTCGCGCTGTCTCTCCCGAGCGGGATCCCGACCGTACCCACCGAGATCTACAAGTTCGTCCAGTATCCAACCGACTTCGGTCGCGCGTCCTCCTTCGGTATCGCCATCGTCTTCGTAACCGTCGTCCTGACGCTGCTGCAGCGTCGATACGTCGACCGGCGCCGGTTCGACACCGTCTCGGGCAAGGGCTATCGCCCGCGCCCCGCGAAACTCAGGGGTTGGGCCAAGTTCGCGGCCCTCGGCCTCGAGCTGGGGTACGTGGGAACCGCAATCGTGCTGCCCATGCTCACTCTTGTCCTGGTGTCGCTGTCACCCATCTGGACGGGAGTCTTCGAGCCTGCCCGGGCCACCTTGCGCAACTACGACTTCGTCCTCTTCGAGAGCGTGCTTGCGCGTGACGCGATCATCAACAGCCTCGTGCTCGCGGTGGGTGGGGCAAGCATCTGCGTTCTGCTCGGACTCCTGCAAGCCCACTATCTGCGGGTCGGCTCTCGCAAGGCGAGAGCGACCGCCGATACGATCCTGTCCTTTCCTCTCGGCATACCGCCGATCATCATCGGCGTCGCCTTCTTGATCATCGCGGTGCGGACTCCGCTGCTCGGGACACTGACCTTGATTCTGATCGCGTACGTCGCGCGATTCTTCGCCTACGCGACGCGGAGCATCTCGGCGACGATGCTTTCCATCAATCCGGAACTGGAGGAAAGCGCTCGCTGCTGCGGCGCGAACTTCCTGCAGAGCGCGCGATACGTCGCCCTGCCGCTGCTCAAGCCAGGACTCGTCGCCGCATGGATCATGCTCGCCATCATTTTCGTTCGCGAACTCGGCGCCACGATCCTGCTGTACACGCGGGGAACCGAGACACTGAGCGTCGCGCTGCTTCTTCTCGCGGATCGAAGTACCGGCTATGTCGCTGCGCTGGCGGTCATTCAGGTGCTTCTTCTGGGGGGTGCGTTCGCGCTCCTGAGATGGTTCCGCGTCACGACAATCGAGATGTGATGGAGTGGCCCAGGTGTCAGGCGATCAGAAGTCGATAAGCGTCGAGAACATCCGGAAGTCGTTCGGCGACTTCGAGGCGCTGAAATCCGTATCCTTCGACGCGACAGACGGGAGCACGATTGCGTTGCTTGGTCCAAGTGGATGCGGCAAGACGACCATGCTGCGATGCATCGCCGGGCTGGAGGAGGCCGAGGAGGGAAGGATCACGATCGGCGGGCGAGTCGTGTTCGACTCGGAGCGTCGCATCAACATGAAGTCCGAGCAGCGCGACCTGGGCGTCGTGTTCCAGTCGTACGCCATCTGGCCGCACATGTCGGTGGCGGAGAACGTCGGGTTTCCGCTGAGGCTGAGAGGCGTGAGCCATAGCGAGAGGAAGGCGCGGGTGGATCGCGCGCTCGACGTGGTGGGCCTGCGGCAGTGGCGCGACTCCCCTTCAACCCGTCTCAGCGGAGGCCAGCAGCAGCGGGTGGCGCTTGCGCGCGCCGTCATCCACGGGCCACGTCTCGTGCTCTTCGACGAGCCGTTATCCAACCTCGACGCCCAGTTGCGCGAGCAGATGCGGCTGGAGCTCAAGCTGC of the Burkholderiales bacterium genome contains:
- a CDS encoding dihydroxy-acid dehydratase, producing MKKPKTSPRKLRSEGWFNSGDRDDFVHRSWMKNQGFPHDLFIGRPVVGICNTWSEVTPCNAHFRELAEHIKYGVLEAGGFPLEFPVMSLGEPVMRPTAMLYRNQASMDVEESIRANPFDGVVLMMGCDKTTPSLLMGAASCDLPTIGISGGPMLNGKFRGQDVGSGTLTWQLTAMLKTGEFKEEDMPEAEACQSRSAGHCMTMGTASTMASMVESLGMALPTNAAIPAVDSRRKVLCRLTGRRIVEMVREDLRMSKILTREAFENAIMVNGAIGGSTNAVVHLLAIAGRIGVKMTLDDWDRLGREIPCLVNLMPSGRYLMEDFYYAGGLPVVIRELERYIHKKALTVNGRSIWDNCREAKNYNEAVITPIGKPFKPQGGIAVLRGNLAPTGAVLKPSAATPKLMRHKGRAVVFSDIDDLHRRIDDPKLDVKADDILVLQNCGPKGYPGFPEVGNFALPAKLLKQGVTDMVRISDARMSGTAYGTVVLHTSPEAAVGGPLALVQTGDTIELDVAKRKLVLHVSDAELAKRRAKWKAPKPHTERGWVRLYCDTVQQADQGVDLDFLVGGSGAPVGRPSH
- a CDS encoding MBL fold metallo-hydrolase; the encoded protein is MKLTIVPVTPYQQNCSLVVCTRTLRAALVDPGGEVDRLLAAVTQSGATLEKVLVTHGHVDHCGGAAEVAERTGVPIEGPQREDAFWIDRLDEQGASFGVPGARSFTPDRWLDGGDVATVGEIAFDVLHCPGHTPGHVVFASRAHRIALVGDVLFAGSIGRTDFPRGDHDTLIRSITTRLWPLGDDMRFVPGHGPMSTFGDERRDNPFVGDDALARPRRGAMAAGG
- a CDS encoding DUF2189 domain-containing protein, with product MPPPSHLDSVHDDDALPVRAVPVGAPFRWLAEGWSDFTRAFGPSLFHGLVVTFAGLAIAAIALRFWPILPGAFSGFVLIAPILATGLYEISRRLDRGERPNLAQAIDAWKRGTRPLVWMGVGLASAATAWVLVSAVFVAIFVKQPIVGLDGFLRHVVLSESSNLFWLWILAGGLGAAAVFALTVVSVPLLLDRRIDLSAALLTSLRAVGANPVAMALWAAIIMVLTALSIATLFAGFTITIPVIGHASWRAYRATVDSDGAPPRE
- a CDS encoding DUF2788 domain-containing protein produces the protein MFGLTEEQITEFGMTFGVGALMLYMLFIIIDLARKSKAGKLGTFVLLFVLAFGMIGFVAKSIIARILGI
- a CDS encoding tetratricopeptide repeat protein, with translation MKHHDARGVPVSQGSPEALAHYETAVRQLQSYVGDPIATLDLAVAASPDFVAGHATKALALATFAERQFAPAIEQSIDQAQKHASHANAREQGLISAARQFAGGSWHEGCRTIDAVLADFPRDAVALQVGHLFDFYRGDALNLRNRVARVLPHWSREVPGYSYVLGMHAFGLEEMNQYPEAEDVARAALAIEPADGWAVHAATHVMEMQGRIDDGVDWLRSRERDWAPDNGFAFHNYWHLALFHLDAGAHAEVLALYDGSIHPGPAPMLLALVDATALLWRLKLEGADVGGRFEGVADEWEAKLDGEGGFYAFNDLHAALAFSAAGRAGALDRLVSRMVKAAEGQDTNAAMTRDVGLPLARAVAAYGRGRHDEAVDLMLPVRDIAHRFGGSHAQRDVITLTLIDAAWRARRTSLARHVLAERLVAKPDGRWGRRILARIGAPPPAVH
- a CDS encoding iron ABC transporter permease — its product is MRVFMPSRSSLLSRSSEALLPGFSVILGIALIAGPLVAMLVQSLTPAESSEGLVSVASFAAILGTRGIYDAILNTLVIGVAVTLFSTILGFALAWVVTRTDLPGRHIFETLNLVPFFLSPYVGAISWIYLAAPYGGLIHNSIERYFGLDVQLPSIYGLGGVIWVLTLFYAPYVYLFVIGPLRQMDGALEDAARVHGSSFLHTLWRVTLPLMAPALMSGALIVFVTSAGLFDVPLALSLPSGIPTVPTEIYKFVQYPTDFGRASSFGIAIVFVTVVLTLLQRRYVDRRRFDTVSGKGYRPRPAKLRGWAKFAALGLELGYVGTAIVLPMLTLVLVSLSPIWTGVFEPARATLRNYDFVLFESVLARDAIINSLVLAVGGASICVLLGLLQAHYLRVGSRKARATADTILSFPLGIPPIIIGVAFLIIAVRTPLLGTLTLILIAYVARFFAYATRSISATMLSINPELEESARCCGANFLQSARYVALPLLKPGLVAAWIMLAIIFVRELGATILLYTRGTETLSVALLLLADRSTGYVAALAVIQVLLLGGAFALLRWFRVTTIEM
- a CDS encoding Fic family protein, which translates into the protein MRFGEGSSGWVMVGNAGGSARGIGFPPDTGGLESSQYPPVLTPILTKGTTNAISGMYFACSQSSWHPRRGAAARLFRWHAALFPTGRSGMETIRVGKWRDDAQGPMQVVSGPVHRRNVRYEAPPAARLKVETKRFIEWANGATGEPALIKSGIAHLWFATLHPFDDGNGRIACAVGDLFLARADGSAQRFYSVSGEIARARAACCDVLERTQKGTLDATEWLAWFLETLRHAIERAQSSLDVVLSRARFWQRWAGTPMNERQAKLVNRLLDGFDGRLTSSRWATIAGCSADTALRDITELIGHGLLRRMPGGGRSTACEVVDLRTSGET
- a CDS encoding ABC transporter ATP-binding protein, producing the protein MAQVSGDQKSISVENIRKSFGDFEALKSVSFDATDGSTIALLGPSGCGKTTMLRCIAGLEEAEEGRITIGGRVVFDSERRINMKSEQRDLGVVFQSYAIWPHMSVAENVGFPLRLRGVSHSERKARVDRALDVVGLRQWRDSPSTRLSGGQQQRVALARAVIHGPRLVLFDEPLSNLDAQLREQMRLELKLLQERLNFTAIYVTHDQLEAAALAKQVVIMSHGRIEAAGRPEEIFERPPTAFVARFLGFNVVEGVITRIAPRESEAGAAMQVEMTFGAERHLRGVAVADESLREGARCIACFRRERTRLLQGGDSIDGGGSPLDATILATSYLGVHHEFLLAVDGTELRAFSPVPPRGAKSARLSIDPEDCFIFAQRA
- a CDS encoding GNAT family N-acetyltransferase, whose translation is MTDMLVKLRDLPPLEPALAQAASRGVVIRRALAPEKPIVLDWMRAHFASWTAEVEVTFARLPVACFIALRANEILGFACHDAIAPDYFGPTGVAESARGQGLGRALALAAMHALAAQGYVYAIVGGVGPAAFYEKAFGAIAIPGSSPGIYAGMLRPTPP